In Maridesulfovibrio sp., a single genomic region encodes these proteins:
- a CDS encoding sigma-70 family RNA polymerase sigma factor, giving the protein MNTYFERNIEDKYAYDTDNFFKENSMLIKNVVSKFLRTKYTNISSSDVDEVFQEIAFKVIKNGYIEKYSSEKSSLKTWLYIISRSVAVDYMRKNRRIYINVDDMEDVSEPENSKISFSMPEGLLSKRQSEVIRMIFWGDLKAVEVAEQLGITARTVRCLKHQAINKLRRHFGVTRERRVIS; this is encoded by the coding sequence ATGAATACTTATTTTGAAAGAAATATTGAAGACAAATACGCATATGACACAGATAATTTCTTTAAAGAAAATTCTATGCTCATAAAAAATGTTGTTAGTAAGTTTCTTAGAACTAAGTACACAAACATATCATCAAGTGATGTTGATGAAGTTTTTCAGGAAATAGCATTCAAGGTTATTAAGAATGGATATATAGAAAAATATTCATCTGAAAAAAGTTCTCTTAAAACATGGCTGTATATCATCAGCAGGTCTGTTGCCGTAGATTATATGAGAAAGAACCGGCGCATATATATTAATGTAGATGATATGGAAGATGTCTCTGAGCCTGAAAATTCAAAAATAAGTTTTTCAATGCCTGAAGGGCTGCTCTCAAAGCGTCAGAGTGAAGTTATCAGAATGATTTTCTGGGGCGACTTAAAGGCGGTTGAAGTAGCAGAACAGCTCGGAATAACCGCTCGTACAGTCCGTTGCCTCAAGCACCAGGCAATCAACAAACTCCGCCGTCATTTCGGCGTTACCAGAGAGAGGAGGGTCATATCATGA
- a CDS encoding flagellar hook capping FlgD N-terminal domain-containing protein — MTIEGVSTYTATDSTSTSTTTSSSSSTLDQVDFLTLLTTQLEYQDPTNPVDNTEMINQMTNYSMLEQDVAQNENLETIINQLSALSALSTSGYIGQDVMAEGGVIEVEDGEATDITVELDEDAATLGINIYDSDGNIVDTIYFTDIESGETEITGAQIMAKADIDSDGTYTAAVVAYDENGDSLDVTVKSAGTITAVEQDDSGNTTLTLEDGREVDLTEVSFTS; from the coding sequence ATGACCATTGAAGGCGTCAGTACCTACACTGCAACCGATTCCACCAGCACGTCTACCACGACCAGTTCCAGCAGTTCCACTCTGGATCAGGTGGATTTCCTGACCCTGCTCACTACGCAGCTTGAATATCAGGACCCCACAAACCCTGTTGATAACACGGAAATGATCAACCAGATGACCAATTATTCCATGCTTGAACAGGATGTTGCCCAGAATGAAAACCTGGAAACGATCATCAACCAGCTTTCCGCTCTCTCGGCACTGAGTACCTCCGGATACATAGGTCAGGACGTAATGGCCGAGGGCGGAGTCATAGAGGTGGAAGACGGCGAGGCAACGGACATCACCGTGGAGCTGGATGAAGACGCCGCCACACTGGGCATTAACATTTACGACTCGGACGGCAATATCGTCGACACCATCTATTTCACCGATATCGAGTCCGGAGAGACGGAAATTACCGGTGCCCAGATCATGGCCAAGGCCGACATTGATTCGGACGGCACATATACAGCGGCAGTTGTTGCCTACGATGAGAATGGCGACTCCCTGGACGTAACGGTCAAATCAGCCGGGACCATCACTGCTGTGGAGCAGGACGATTCCGGAAACACAACCCTGACACTTGAAGACGGGCGTGAAGTCGATCTGACTGAAGTCTCCTTCACATCCTAA
- a CDS encoding flagellin — MSLVINTNTMANSAARHLNDAYQALGSSTEKMSSGLRINSASDDAAGLAVRELMRSDVSTLNQGVRNANDGISMIQTADGALSVVDEKLIRMKELAEQAATGTYTSDQRALIDQEYQAMASEITRIASATDFNGIYLLNGNLSGSSAMTIHFGTGNDSAEDKYTVEIGCCTASALGVGNQSTVNAGYTVSTQEAAQNALGAIDAAIVSKDKIRANLGATENRLEATISNLEIQSENLSAAESQISDVDVATEMTNYSKQQIITQSAVSMLAQANSLPQMALSLIG, encoded by the coding sequence ATGTCTTTAGTAATCAACACCAACACCATGGCAAATTCCGCCGCCCGCCATCTTAATGATGCCTACCAGGCTCTTGGCTCGTCCACAGAAAAGATGTCTTCGGGGCTGCGCATCAACTCCGCTTCTGACGACGCCGCCGGCTTGGCCGTGCGCGAACTCATGCGTTCGGACGTTTCCACTCTCAATCAGGGTGTGCGTAACGCAAACGACGGTATTTCCATGATTCAGACCGCTGACGGCGCTCTTTCGGTTGTGGATGAAAAGCTCATCCGCATGAAGGAACTTGCCGAACAGGCCGCAACCGGTACCTATACTTCAGATCAGCGTGCGCTTATCGACCAGGAGTATCAGGCCATGGCTTCGGAAATTACCCGTATCGCCAGTGCCACCGACTTCAACGGAATCTATCTGCTCAACGGAAACCTTTCCGGCAGCAGCGCGATGACCATTCACTTCGGAACCGGTAACGACAGCGCCGAGGACAAGTACACCGTAGAGATCGGTTGCTGCACCGCATCCGCTCTCGGCGTAGGTAACCAGAGCACGGTAAATGCCGGTTATACCGTTTCAACCCAGGAAGCTGCTCAGAACGCGCTTGGCGCAATCGACGCAGCCATTGTTTCCAAGGATAAGATCCGCGCCAACCTCGGTGCTACCGAAAACAGGCTTGAAGCAACCATCTCCAACCTTGAAATACAGTCCGAAAACCTTTCTGCAGCGGAATCGCAGATTTCAGACGTTGATGTTGCAACCGAAATGACCAACTACTCCAAGCAGCAGATCATCACTCAGTCCGCGGTTTCAATGCTGGCTCAGGCGAACTCTCTGCCGCAGATGGCCCTGTCCCTTATCGGCTAA
- a CDS encoding flagellin, whose protein sequence is MSLVINNNTMANSAARHLNDAYQALGSSTEKMSSGLRINTAADDAAGLAVRELMRSDVSTLNQGVRNANDGISMIQTADGALSVVDEKLIRMKELAEQAATGTYTSDQRALIDQEYQAMASEITRIASATDFNGIYLLNGNLSGSSAMTIHFGTGNDSAEDKYDIAIGNCTASALGVGNQSTVNAGYTVSTQEAAQESLAALDAAIISKDKIRANLGAVQNRLEATISNLEIQAENLSAAESQISDVDVATEMTNYSKQQIITQSAVSMLAQANSLPQMALSLIGG, encoded by the coding sequence ATGTCTTTGGTAATCAACAACAACACTATGGCCAATTCCGCAGCCCGTCACCTTAACGATGCCTACCAGGCTCTTGGTTCGTCCACGGAGAAAATGTCATCCGGTCTGCGCATCAACACGGCTGCCGATGATGCCGCCGGGCTGGCTGTGCGCGAACTCATGCGTTCGGACGTTTCCACTCTGAATCAGGGTGTGCGTAACGCCAATGACGGTATTTCCATGATCCAGACCGCTGACGGCGCTCTTTCAGTTGTGGATGAAAAGCTCATTCGCATGAAGGAACTCGCTGAACAGGCCGCAACCGGTACCTATACTTCGGATCAGCGCGCACTCATCGACCAGGAGTATCAGGCCATGGCTTCGGAAATCACCCGTATCGCCAGTGCCACCGATTTTAACGGAATCTACCTGCTTAACGGAAACCTTTCCGGTTCCAGCGCTATGACCATCCATTTCGGAACCGGTAACGACAGCGCTGAAGATAAATATGATATCGCTATCGGCAACTGCACCGCATCCGCTCTCGGGGTAGGTAACCAGAGCACGGTAAATGCAGGCTACACAGTATCCACTCAGGAGGCCGCTCAGGAATCTCTTGCTGCATTGGACGCGGCCATTATTTCCAAGGATAAGATTCGCGCAAACCTCGGCGCCGTGCAGAACAGGCTGGAAGCCACCATATCCAACCTCGAAATTCAGGCCGAAAACCTTTCCGCCGCTGAATCGCAGATTTCTGATGTTGATGTTGCTACCGAGATGACCAACTACTCCAAGCAGCAGATCATTACCCAGTCTGCAGTCTCCATGCTGGCTCAGGCCAACTCCCTGCCGCAGATGGCACTTTCGCTCATCGGCGGCTAG